The window AATAGATGGCActctacttattttaatttaaaactgcaGAATCAATGTTGTATGTGACGTAAATGCTTTATTACTTGATCCGTATAACcctagttataatatatttatttaaatatgtggCTAACAACCAATCCCAAAACCATATTTGattgaaaaagatttttaagactaatttatcaaaaatgtttatgtttgcAGTCGAATGAAATTGTGAGGTTAGGTTTCATTGACGTAATTTGAAATGTATCGCTTTATTAGATCattttgtgaaataatttatttatcattattaataattttcaacaacaaaactgtatctttataatattatgatattattttaaaagcattataGGATTATAGTCACGTTGAGTGAAACCATACTAAGCGAAATCTTGTTATAGTACACATGCTGGCGTATATTTAACctctgtattattattaatatatcatttatatttgtatcaaaatattgtttaatgaaGTACTACGGATACAACTCGAAAAGTCAGgcgttaaattaattaatattttaaatacaaatgtcataaaataactctacttcgttattaaaataatgaatatcttTTGATTTTATCATTCAAAACATGACACGAAAAAAGTGCTTCAGgttaaaacataaatgttaCCCTATACTACACTATCATTttgagttgttttttttaaattttaattattattacggaatagttcataataaattaaaatctatcaaatatcaatatatgtaatattatattcatattttatagttatattttattttacacgtaaacaaataatatgcaGTAGGTGTTATATCTTAGTATGTTTACCAGCCGGCTTTCTCACACATGCACATTctctaaataaacaaagtcTTTCATAACCGGGTCGAAGCCGTCCAAAGCACCAATCACGTTTCGAGAATTTTATCGACGCGCATGCGGTCACTGACGTGTCGCGCACTGCCTATATAAGCACACGTCGGATCGCAAAATCGAACATTACGTACAAATTCAAGTGACGCTGTCGTGAGAAATTAAGAGTGATTCTTTTTCCTGAACGCAAATAAATCTAGTCGAAAATATGTCTGAAGCTTTCTTTGATGagtatgattattataacttcGAATACGACAAGCACATTTTCTCCAGTCACAGTGGCAAGCAGCGGACAAAGAAGGAGGTGAGTCAGCACACAAATCACTTCGATCCGTCTGGCCATTCTAGAAAGATCGTTACGAAGTTGGTTAATACTGAGCACAATAAGAAAGGCGGCAAGTAAGAACTAATGagttgtagaaataaaaacgacTATGGCTTGTAAAAGGAACGTTGATTTAATGCCGAACGATTTGAGGACGTTATGGCGGATACCCGAAGAAAGAACGGGTCGCTCGTCTCTGAGATCAGTGGAACAGCCCAGAAAGTTTCTGTTGAaccattgtttttattatgcaCACTACAACGGAAGGTGTCGTCGGAGCGATTCACTTCGTAGCCCCGTCGGGATACACCGGTGATGTACATCAAACACCATTCCGTATACTGATCTCTATCTCTGGGCTTGTTGTAAAGCTCATTTTTGCTGTGTTACTAATTTCTAGTTAGATATTACGTTATTGTATCGTTACGTGCTGCGTCGATgactgtaattaatttaaggttaataaaaaactatttaatgaacgttttgttttattgaggATATCATGTTATGTTTGTCACAACACACGAGCATACGCACACATCTACTCTTGTTTATACACAAAAACAACCTTGAGACTCGGCAGACTGAATCACAATAATGTTGACCTTGTCCGCTTTATCAGTTTTCCAGTTTTTCTACGTCTTAAAATACCTATTTAAaacgtcatatttttatttttctgttttcaatataaaaaatcggTAAGctgctaaaataatattcatccTACTGTCAAGTTTAGAAAATGTgtcataaaatagtttttactccatatgataataaaaaacagaaattgttataattttttaatggtgtaagtattcataaatgtaaataaatcttcagttaaataaagttaaaaaaaaagttattctttgatgattcaaaaaatataatttaagatattgttAGATgtcagaatttaaaaatatgtgtatgaGTACTATTTGGgtattttttacttgtaatGTATAGTTAACCAGGAAGAAATAAGTGAGATACATTtgcaaatcatattttttaagtaactgTTGTATCCAAACTGGTTTAGCAAGTTATGGACTGTTCTT of the Danaus plexippus chromosome 13 unlocalized genomic scaffold, MEX_DaPlex mxdp_15, whole genome shotgun sequence genome contains:
- the LOC116770351 gene encoding nuclear protein 1 yields the protein MSEAFFDEYDYYNFEYDKHIFSSHSGKQRTKKEVSQHTNHFDPSGHSRKIVTKLVNTEHNKKGGK